One window of Alkaliphilus metalliredigens QYMF genomic DNA carries:
- the nikB gene encoding nickel ABC transporter permease, with the protein MTKYIINRLLQLIPILLGLSILTFSLLSIAPGDPVQQRLTSNGVVVSQELLDQQRSEMGLDRPLWEQYRNWLLKLLRGDMGVSYKDDIAVTKKLGDAFKYTLVLSSVSIGVSIIIAFPIGIYTAIRQDSIMDYIIRFFSFVGNSVPNFLVCILLMYFFCIRNKWFPIIAQNNIQGLFLPTLSLAIPICSRLIRQVRAEMLDQLKKGYICAARIRGVKERYILFFNALRNALPGIITVIGLAIGALLGGSVVIENIFRWPGIGKLVMDAIINRDYPVIQGSVLLTAVIYVVTNLVIDISYKYLDPRIEG; encoded by the coding sequence ATGACAAAGTATATTATTAATCGTCTTTTGCAGCTAATTCCCATATTGTTAGGGCTTTCAATTCTTACTTTTTCATTATTGAGTATTGCCCCCGGAGATCCTGTCCAGCAACGTCTAACTTCTAATGGAGTAGTCGTTTCCCAAGAATTATTAGATCAGCAAAGAAGTGAAATGGGACTAGATAGACCGTTATGGGAACAATATCGCAATTGGTTACTGAAGTTGCTCCGCGGTGATATGGGAGTTAGTTATAAGGATGATATTGCGGTTACAAAAAAACTTGGAGACGCTTTTAAATATACCCTGGTTCTATCCAGTGTTAGTATTGGCGTTTCAATTATAATCGCGTTTCCAATAGGCATTTATACCGCTATTCGACAAGACAGTATTATGGATTACATTATAAGATTTTTCAGTTTTGTTGGCAATAGCGTACCTAATTTTCTAGTATGCATTTTGTTGATGTATTTCTTTTGTATCCGTAACAAATGGTTCCCAATTATTGCTCAAAATAATATACAAGGATTATTTTTACCAACACTATCATTGGCTATTCCTATATGTAGTCGGCTGATACGCCAAGTACGTGCGGAAATGTTGGACCAATTAAAAAAAGGTTATATATGTGCTGCAAGAATTCGTGGTGTGAAGGAAAGATATATTCTTTTTTTTAATGCCTTAAGAAATGCTTTACCAGGTATTATTACGGTAATTGGCTTGGCTATTGGTGCTTTACTTGGTGGCAGTGTTGTGATAGAGAATATTTTTCGTTGGCCAGGCATAGGAAAACTGGTAATGGATGCAATTATAAATCGTGATTATCCAGTTATACAAGGGTCGGTACTTTTAACTGCTGTCATATATGTTGTAACCAATTTAGTAATTGATATTAGTTACAAGTACTTGGACCCAAGAATAGAGGGCTAA
- a CDS encoding PLP-dependent aminotransferase family protein, whose amino-acid sequence MFINRITQMLEMRGIQNRYCGIYGKQPYNVSNWLSSSAYSNAMLSKMKMPETKTLEYVYTYSMDKKILNRVKKKLDPSTGDEMGITFVDNGTQAIITLVNMIKQYKYKKICIINPAYFSIAQALKAFSIEYDEINLKRTNGQYVLPYEELVKAHYDVIWITSPIFSTSVYHSQETENMIHDLMDRGTLIISDECFCVPGNELIRRVKNRNNFIAIYSPHKSLCLNTFKFASIIYPERFDTFIEHWVDVLTGNLPASSLSAITHFLDSNYDECQKVYRKFMTTAGDEVQSIIRSKDNVESDNIITGSLLTLYFNNLTFDQIKSYSFIEDVIFSTGKAFYPSFLNGLDETFGFAFRINLALYDKEFLSSLDRLVCHLSAI is encoded by the coding sequence ATGTTTATAAATCGAATTACTCAAATGCTTGAAATGAGAGGAATTCAGAATAGATACTGTGGCATCTATGGTAAGCAGCCATATAATGTTTCGAACTGGTTATCCTCTTCAGCATATTCCAATGCGATGCTTTCTAAAATGAAAATGCCTGAAACAAAGACCTTAGAATATGTATATACTTACTCTATGGATAAAAAAATCCTCAATCGTGTAAAGAAAAAGTTGGATCCCTCGACTGGTGATGAAATGGGGATTACATTTGTAGATAATGGTACGCAGGCAATTATTACACTTGTTAATATGATTAAACAGTATAAATACAAGAAAATATGTATTATTAATCCTGCCTATTTTTCCATTGCACAGGCCCTAAAAGCTTTCTCTATTGAATATGATGAAATTAATTTGAAACGAACAAATGGACAATATGTACTTCCCTATGAAGAACTTGTTAAAGCCCATTATGATGTCATCTGGATTACGTCACCTATATTTTCTACTAGTGTCTATCATAGTCAAGAAACAGAAAACATGATTCATGACCTCATGGATAGGGGGACATTGATTATTTCTGACGAATGTTTTTGCGTACCGGGGAATGAACTTATTCGACGAGTTAAAAACAGGAATAATTTTATAGCAATATACTCGCCTCACAAATCTCTGTGCTTAAATACTTTTAAGTTTGCATCCATAATTTATCCAGAAAGATTTGATACCTTTATTGAACATTGGGTTGACGTTTTGACTGGAAATTTGCCTGCATCATCTCTCAGTGCAATAACCCATTTCTTAGATTCAAATTATGATGAATGCCAAAAGGTATATAGAAAATTTATGACAACTGCTGGCGATGAAGTTCAAAGCATTATTCGTTCAAAAGATAATGTGGAGAGTGATAATATTATTACAGGCTCTCTTCTTACACTATATTTTAACAATTTGACCTTTGATCAAATCAAATCATATTCATTCATTGAAGATGTTATTTTCAGTACGGGAAAAGCATTTTACCCGTCATTTTTAAACGGTCTTGACGAGACTTTTGGTTTCGCTTTTAGAATCAATCTCGCTTTGTATGACAAAGAATTTCTGTCGTCCCTGGATCGATTGGTTTGTCATCTATCAGCAATTTAA
- a CDS encoding ABC transporter substrate-binding protein, producing MKKYCFMLVICLSVLFILVGCSNSQQTQDTSAHDEKALYTASQYAPDSLDTHKGYSGWHTSTYGITETLFKVGDDFSLEPLLAKKGKADGLVWTIVLKDNVNFSNGDLLTADMVVRNLERVAVENPRFSYMSDFAYEVVNDKTFTITSKKPYPTMLNTLANCETGIINLDKTTDLDNAIIATGPFVVEKFIPQTTTTLSRNENYWNGDVILDKAIFYRMSDEDTLLMAMQNGEIDGYTGVNAAAMEVFKADPETYKLVTVPATRVQLYFLNQNRLNANVRKAINLTIDANEIVSFLGGTVSATVGPFSSSSAYGKVHKPSVDTDAAVSLLEKDGYVRNGEGYFEKDGKILEVNIAYYPARSLDVLATLMQEQLKNIGIQAVLTSYENPDSTYIATSDFDIALYSMNADLSGDPEYFITNTLKDGAFYNVGGFKSAECEKLIAELGSEMNTVKRAELANEIIQIAIDDDAYGYVVIFNKVTVLRSGVSGYAESSPFDFYGLSSKTDKK from the coding sequence ATGAAAAAATATTGTTTTATGTTAGTTATTTGCCTATCTGTTCTATTTATTTTAGTTGGTTGTTCAAACTCCCAACAGACGCAGGACACATCTGCACATGATGAAAAAGCACTTTATACAGCATCACAATATGCACCTGATAGCTTAGATACACACAAGGGGTATAGTGGGTGGCACACAAGTACTTATGGAATTACCGAAACACTATTTAAAGTGGGAGACGATTTTTCTCTTGAACCATTGTTAGCTAAAAAAGGAAAAGCGGATGGGCTTGTTTGGACAATTGTCCTAAAAGATAATGTTAATTTTTCTAACGGAGATTTGCTGACAGCAGATATGGTGGTAAGAAATTTGGAACGTGTTGCTGTTGAAAACCCGAGGTTTTCCTATATGTCTGATTTTGCATATGAAGTAGTGAATGATAAGACATTTACTATTACGAGCAAAAAGCCATACCCAACTATGCTAAACACTTTGGCTAATTGTGAAACCGGCATTATAAATTTAGACAAAACTACAGATTTAGATAATGCTATTATTGCAACTGGACCTTTTGTTGTTGAAAAATTCATTCCACAGACTACTACAACGCTATCAAGAAACGAAAATTACTGGAATGGAGACGTTATTTTAGACAAAGCTATATTCTACCGCATGTCTGATGAAGATACACTTTTGATGGCTATGCAAAATGGAGAAATCGACGGTTATACCGGCGTTAACGCAGCGGCGATGGAAGTATTTAAGGCGGATCCAGAAACTTATAAGCTTGTAACTGTACCAGCCACCAGAGTCCAACTCTACTTCTTAAATCAAAATCGATTGAATGCAAATGTTCGTAAGGCAATCAACTTAACTATTGATGCAAATGAGATTGTTTCATTTTTGGGTGGTACGGTAAGTGCTACAGTTGGTCCATTTAGTTCTTCTAGCGCATATGGAAAAGTACATAAACCTTCTGTTGATACTGATGCAGCTGTATCACTACTAGAGAAAGATGGCTATGTACGAAACGGCGAAGGATACTTTGAGAAAGATGGAAAAATACTTGAGGTAAACATCGCGTATTATCCTGCCCGCTCCCTCGATGTTCTTGCTACATTGATGCAAGAACAACTAAAAAATATCGGAATTCAGGCGGTACTGACAAGTTACGAAAATCCGGATAGCACCTATATTGCGACTAGTGATTTTGATATAGCGCTCTATAGCATGAATGCAGATTTATCTGGAGATCCTGAATACTTTATTACGAACACTTTAAAAGATGGTGCATTTTACAATGTAGGCGGATTTAAAAGTGCTGAATGTGAAAAATTAATAGCTGAGTTAGGTAGTGAAATGAACACAGTGAAACGCGCTGAGTTGGCTAATGAAATTATACAAATAGCCATTGACGATGATGCATACGGTTATGTTGTGATTTTTAATAAAGTGACAGTTCTTCGTTCCGGCGTAAGTGGATACGCTGAATCAAGTCCGTTTGACTTCTATGGACTTAGTTCTAAAACCGATAAAAAATAA
- a CDS encoding ABC transporter ATP-binding protein: MNSSVPFLEVCGITKTFKQKNNTVEALKPISFKLQEAEILAIIGESGSGKSTLLKLLTGLERTTNGTVNLLGKDITRLRGKGSKHIYQNMQMIFQNPVASFNPRRKLRSSIIENMRQLRPSLSSVECTYEIDRLLEKVGIPSNLADRYPQHLSGGQCQRIAIARALSIQPKILLCDEITSALDVLVQAQVMDLLRELSRDLGIAIVFVSHDLSLTCNFCERVIVMHQGYCVETGSTNEIIDNPKHTYTKQLLAASIDPITSLETERVIFRHQII, from the coding sequence ATGAATAGCTCAGTACCTTTTCTAGAGGTATGTGGCATTACTAAAACATTCAAACAAAAAAACAATACAGTCGAGGCACTAAAACCAATAAGTTTTAAACTACAAGAAGCAGAGATCCTTGCTATCATAGGGGAAAGCGGCAGTGGTAAAAGCACATTGCTAAAGTTGTTGACTGGATTAGAACGTACAACAAATGGCACTGTTAATCTACTTGGAAAAGACATTACTCGCCTCCGTGGAAAAGGCTCAAAACATATTTATCAAAACATGCAGATGATATTTCAGAATCCAGTCGCATCATTTAATCCGCGCCGTAAGTTACGCAGTTCTATTATAGAAAATATGCGACAATTGAGACCGTCTTTGTCTTCAGTAGAATGCACCTATGAAATAGACAGGCTTTTAGAAAAGGTAGGTATACCTTCAAATTTGGCTGACCGTTATCCTCAACATTTAAGTGGCGGTCAATGTCAGAGAATTGCCATTGCCCGCGCACTTTCAATACAACCTAAAATACTATTATGTGATGAGATAACAAGTGCTTTAGATGTATTGGTTCAAGCACAAGTAATGGATTTGCTTCGCGAACTGAGTAGGGATCTTGGCATTGCGATTGTTTTTGTAAGCCATGATTTGTCGCTGACTTGCAATTTTTGTGAACGTGTTATCGTGATGCATCAAGGGTATTGCGTGGAAACCGGCAGCACAAATGAAATAATAGATAATCCAAAACACACATATACCAAGCAATTACTGGCTGCCTCTATAGATCCAATTACATCTTTAGAAACCGAAAGAGTGATTTTTAGACATCAAATTATTTAA
- a CDS encoding lytic transglycosylase domain-containing protein has product MVAAIILWAVMREESHYRPDVFSIAGAQGLMQIMPATGEDIANRLRVSYTNADMLNPEKNIRFGTFYLGSMLNMFSGDLDKALAAYNGGPGNVRKWSGTSIGSTPEGFPTSIAFMETRRYITKVRNTYYTYLWLYED; this is encoded by the coding sequence ATGGTAGCCGCAATCATACTTTGGGCAGTTATGAGGGAGGAAAGTCATTATAGACCAGATGTTTTCTCCATAGCAGGAGCCCAAGGACTAATGCAGATTATGCCAGCCACCGGTGAGGATATAGCCAATAGATTAAGGGTTAGCTATACGAATGCGGATATGTTAAATCCGGAGAAAAACATACGTTTTGGAACCTTTTACCTGGGTTCTATGTTAAATATGTTTTCAGGAGATTTAGATAAAGCGCTGGCAGCCTATAATGGTGGCCCAGGTAATGTTAGAAAGTGGAGTGGAACTTCCATAGGATCAACACCAGAAGGATTTCCGACTTCCATTGCCTTTATGGAAACAAGACGATATATTACTAAGGTGAGAAACACTTATTATACCTACCTATGGCTTTATGAAGATTAA
- a CDS encoding ATP-binding cassette domain-containing protein, with the protein MDLPKGYEIVIGDGGCTLSGGEKQRISIVRAMLKDAPIIILDEATASVDPENEHAIQKAISALVHGKTIIIITHRLATIRNVDQILVVDGDSIVQRGTHQELVEREGIYRSFLSLRKEEFFC; encoded by the coding sequence ATGGATCTCCCCAAAGGATATGAGATAGTTATCGGAGACGGAGGTTGTACATTGTCTGGAGGTGAAAAACAACGAATATCCATCGTCAGAGCAATGCTAAAGGATGCCCCTATTATTATCTTAGATGAAGCTACCGCCAGTGTGGACCCGGAAAATGAGCATGCGATACAAAAGGCGATCAGTGCTTTGGTGCATGGAAAAACCATCATCATTATTACACATCGCCTGGCTACTATCCGCAATGTAGATCAAATTCTTGTGGTAGATGGGGACAGCATTGTTCAAAGAGGAACGCATCAAGAGCTTGTAGAGCGTGAAGGTATTTACAGAAGCTTTTTAAGTTTAAGAAAGGAGGAATTTTTTTGTTAA
- a CDS encoding MarR family winged helix-turn-helix transcriptional regulator, with the protein MKENIILAAEEIAMFCRLQMYVKKGLPIRSSEMGVLIYIQKQDEAVTPLMISNFFQITKPSVTAMINELIKKEYLVKAPSVTDGRSYTVSITDKGQKLVASTHDEYFKAMELLKEKMGVADFDVFLRLLQSANEILKEAKG; encoded by the coding sequence ATGAAGGAAAATATCATTCTAGCAGCAGAAGAAATAGCTATGTTTTGCAGACTGCAAATGTACGTAAAAAAGGGGTTACCTATAAGATCAAGTGAGATGGGAGTGCTTATTTATATTCAGAAGCAAGACGAAGCTGTTACCCCATTAATGATAAGTAATTTCTTTCAAATTACAAAACCTTCAGTGACTGCCATGATTAATGAACTGATTAAAAAAGAATATTTGGTTAAAGCACCATCTGTGACTGATGGGAGAAGTTATACTGTTTCTATTACTGACAAAGGTCAAAAACTAGTTGCATCAACACATGATGAATATTTTAAAGCCATGGAGCTTCTTAAGGAAAAAATGGGAGTAGCAGATTTTGATGTATTTCTCAGATTACTACAAAGTGCAAATGAAATACTTAAGGAGGCTAAAGGTTAA
- a CDS encoding ABC transporter ATP-binding protein — translation MLQNSLLQIQNLRLNYGSICIGTNISLSLNKGDVLGIAGESGCGKSTLLKSIIDPVEYGIRMSDGFIKYKGKDMSEFSCAQRREMKGTEIGIVLQNPYTTFNPIRPYRKQFAETLKSHKLWHGKASIGEILDLFNKLGLPDGKRILSSCPYEMSGGMNQRISIALSMILQPSLLLADEPTGALDVTSQSQVVEQLWRLRDITDISMIIVSHNLSLIARICDKIAIMYGGRIVEYGDIKDVLLYPNHPYTRRLLKAIPKIHGGRGYYE, via the coding sequence ATGTTGCAGAATTCTTTATTACAAATACAAAATCTAAGGTTGAATTATGGCTCAATTTGTATTGGTACAAATATAAGTTTGTCTCTTAACAAGGGAGATGTACTGGGGATTGCTGGTGAAAGTGGCTGTGGAAAAAGCACGTTACTAAAATCAATTATTGATCCTGTAGAATATGGCATAAGAATGTCGGATGGCTTCATCAAGTATAAAGGCAAGGATATGTCCGAATTTTCTTGTGCTCAACGTCGGGAGATGAAAGGTACAGAAATTGGAATCGTGCTTCAGAATCCATATACAACATTCAATCCTATACGACCTTATCGAAAGCAATTTGCTGAAACATTGAAAAGTCATAAGTTGTGGCACGGAAAGGCATCAATTGGCGAGATTCTAGACCTGTTTAATAAGTTGGGGCTACCTGATGGAAAACGAATTTTGTCCAGTTGTCCATATGAAATGAGCGGTGGAATGAATCAGCGCATATCCATTGCACTCTCTATGATTTTGCAACCATCATTATTGCTGGCGGATGAGCCTACAGGTGCTCTGGATGTAACAAGCCAATCCCAGGTAGTTGAGCAGTTGTGGCGTCTGCGGGACATTACTGATATTTCTATGATTATTGTTTCCCACAATTTATCTTTAATAGCAAGAATTTGTGACAAAATTGCTATTATGTATGGTGGCCGGATTGTAGAATATGGCGATATCAAAGATGTATTACTATATCCCAATCACCCATATACCCGGCGTTTGTTAAAAGCAATTCCCAAGATTCATGGAGGGAGGGGTTATTATGAATAG
- a CDS encoding RlmF-related methyltransferase, whose protein sequence is MVNENVNSLLGKLDDFIDRFTKINSDHYRGLHSANAAEMALEEYTEFILDVNHRQTWDEFIDLEMSEIKDRIANIRRESAHCVWTMEKYRAMTLISENDMHADYFKNIESCIEEELGKFVVDKDSRILLIGVGAFPMTPLLIAKKTGAKVVGIDIDEEAVEYAKKVINILGKGLDTEVNSQGYAELTFTKEATHIIIASTIPEKVDILQDLYTLTNEDVVVSMRYGNGFKSLFNYPLTDTLKGTWNKVENIYFDNNVFDVAMLKK, encoded by the coding sequence ATGGTTAATGAAAATGTAAATAGTTTATTAGGTAAACTAGATGATTTTATAGATAGATTTACAAAAATAAATTCAGATCATTATCGTGGTCTTCACTCTGCTAATGCTGCAGAGATGGCTTTGGAGGAGTATACGGAATTTATTTTAGATGTGAATCATAGGCAAACTTGGGATGAATTTATTGATCTGGAGATGTCAGAAATAAAAGATAGAATCGCCAATATACGAAGAGAATCGGCCCATTGTGTTTGGACGATGGAAAAATATAGAGCAATGACATTGATCAGCGAAAATGATATGCATGCCGATTATTTTAAGAATATTGAAAGTTGTATTGAAGAAGAATTGGGTAAATTTGTGGTGGATAAGGACTCTCGAATACTTTTAATAGGTGTTGGCGCTTTTCCAATGACCCCCTTGCTTATAGCTAAAAAAACAGGTGCAAAAGTTGTTGGAATTGATATTGACGAAGAAGCTGTTGAATACGCCAAGAAAGTTATTAATATTTTAGGGAAGGGATTGGATACTGAGGTCAATTCCCAAGGTTATGCTGAATTAACATTCACTAAAGAAGCAACACATATTATTATTGCATCCACAATACCAGAAAAAGTAGATATCCTTCAAGATCTTTATACTTTGACCAACGAAGACGTGGTGGTTTCTATGCGGTATGGCAATGGCTTTAAATCTCTATTCAATTATCCATTGACTGATACTTTAAAAGGGACATGGAATAAAGTTGAAAATATTTACTTTGACAACAATGTCTTTGATGTTGCAATGTTAAAAAAATAA
- a CDS encoding SDR family oxidoreductase, whose protein sequence is MKILITGASGNVGRYVVKELLNKGEGVVVAGTNVEKLKKIFGDKVDVVKFDFVDKETFHKALKDVDRVFLMRPPQLGKPEDLYPFIDSMKSHNIKLVSFLSLMGVEKNTIPPHHKIEKYIEKVQVPYAHIRPGFFMQNLSGIHSVEIKEKNEILIPAGKSKTSFIDTADIGLSVATLLHEPEKYKNTAHTITGPESLDYYQIAEILSEITGKKIMYRKPSFLKYRSDYIKKRGLDKNYVNVTVALYFMTRMGTAKMVTDEFYQLTGRKPRTFREFASENIDCFV, encoded by the coding sequence ATGAAAATACTGATAACCGGAGCATCGGGGAATGTAGGAAGATATGTCGTAAAAGAATTACTGAATAAGGGAGAAGGGGTAGTTGTAGCCGGAACCAATGTTGAAAAATTAAAGAAAATATTTGGAGATAAGGTTGATGTAGTGAAATTTGACTTTGTAGATAAAGAAACATTTCATAAGGCATTAAAAGATGTAGATCGTGTCTTTCTAATGAGACCGCCCCAACTTGGAAAGCCTGAGGATCTGTATCCCTTTATTGATTCTATGAAGTCACATAATATAAAATTGGTTTCTTTTTTATCCTTAATGGGTGTTGAAAAAAACACCATACCTCCTCATCATAAGATTGAGAAGTATATTGAAAAAGTACAAGTGCCATATGCCCATATTAGACCCGGATTCTTTATGCAGAATTTATCAGGGATTCACTCCGTAGAAATTAAAGAAAAAAATGAAATATTGATTCCAGCTGGCAAGAGTAAAACAAGTTTTATTGATACAGCAGACATTGGACTTTCAGTAGCAACGTTATTACACGAACCAGAAAAATATAAAAACACAGCCCATACCATAACTGGACCAGAGTCTTTGGATTATTACCAAATAGCTGAAATTTTAAGTGAGATCACTGGAAAGAAAATAATGTATAGAAAACCCAGCTTCTTAAAGTATAGAAGTGACTACATTAAGAAAAGGGGATTGGATAAAAATTATGTAAACGTAACAGTAGCTCTATATTTCATGACAAGAATGGGTACAGCAAAGATGGTGACTGATGAATTTTATCAGCTTACAGGACGGAAACCTAGAACATTCCGTGAGTTTGCAAGTGAAAACATAGATTGTTTTGTGTAG
- a CDS encoding ABC transporter permease yields MGAKTSICATLILVFITFIFGTFVGLLCGYYGGLIDSIFMRLIDILLSVPQMVLAIAVAGALGGGMINAMIALGFTSWTLYARLAKSQTISAKQEDYVHAARLGGNSGTRIMLVHILPNIAGPLLVNATIQIGTLLIGFAGLSFLGLGVQVPQAEWGSMISESRAYVQLAPWTVLAPGSAIVLTALLFNYLGDTARDLLEVKG; encoded by the coding sequence ATGGGTGCAAAAACTAGTATTTGCGCTACGTTGATATTAGTTTTTATAACCTTTATATTCGGAACTTTTGTAGGGTTGCTGTGCGGATATTATGGTGGGCTTATCGATAGTATTTTCATGCGCTTGATAGATATTTTGCTTTCGGTTCCTCAAATGGTTTTAGCTATTGCAGTGGCTGGTGCTTTGGGAGGTGGCATGATTAATGCGATGATTGCCCTTGGTTTTACCAGTTGGACCCTATATGCAAGACTTGCTAAAAGTCAGACAATCTCTGCCAAACAGGAAGATTATGTTCATGCAGCCCGTTTGGGAGGGAATAGTGGTACTAGAATTATGTTGGTACATATACTCCCAAATATCGCTGGACCTTTACTGGTTAACGCTACTATACAAATAGGAACGCTGCTAATAGGCTTTGCAGGGTTGTCTTTTTTAGGACTTGGTGTACAGGTGCCACAAGCTGAATGGGGCAGTATGATAAGTGAATCAAGGGCCTATGTCCAATTGGCACCATGGACAGTACTGGCACCAGGTTCAGCCATAGTGTTGACCGCATTGTTGTTTAATTATCTTGGAGATACAGCCCGAGACTTATTGGAGGTTAAAGGTTAG
- a CDS encoding ABC transporter ATP-binding protein has translation MLLKGENIGFRYGRAPWVLRKRDIAIEAGEVVGIMGSSGCGKTTLGRILAGYEKPCEGSVTLDEKNLPKKGYNPVQLVFQHPEKAVNGRWHMKDTLQEGWEPNDEVLEALGIEKAWLKRWPNELSGGELQRFCVARALGLQTRFLIADEMTTMLDAITQAQIWHVVLDVARKQNIGIVVVSHEKHLINRLCNRVIDLSQTKIS, from the coding sequence ATGCTACTTAAAGGGGAAAATATAGGTTTTAGATACGGAAGAGCCCCATGGGTATTAAGGAAGAGAGATATTGCCATAGAGGCAGGGGAAGTAGTTGGAATTATGGGGTCAAGTGGTTGCGGTAAAACGACACTTGGTAGGATCTTGGCTGGCTATGAAAAACCCTGTGAAGGTAGCGTAACATTAGATGAAAAAAACCTGCCTAAAAAAGGATATAATCCTGTTCAACTAGTGTTTCAACATCCTGAGAAGGCGGTAAATGGACGATGGCATATGAAAGATACACTTCAGGAGGGATGGGAACCTAATGATGAGGTTCTTGAAGCCCTTGGTATCGAAAAGGCTTGGCTGAAGCGATGGCCCAATGAGTTATCCGGTGGTGAGCTTCAAAGGTTTTGTGTGGCAAGGGCTTTGGGTTTACAGACAAGATTTCTTATTGCTGATGAAATGACTACCATGCTAGATGCTATTACACAGGCACAAATATGGCATGTAGTGCTTGATGTTGCAAGGAAGCAAAATATAGGTATTGTTGTGGTAAGTCATGAAAAGCACCTTATAAATCGATTATGTAATAGGGTGATTGATTTATCGCAAACGAAGATAAGCTAA
- a CDS encoding ABC transporter ATP-binding protein, with amino-acid sequence MSVASSLKKEEEKLVGPKQVEIQKIMKSIKLSKKTEAVLQVEELSVSFVQYTKGLQQKNLRVISSLNIDIHPGEVLAVVGSSGSGKSLLAHAILGILPSNATVEGKISYKGETLTPKKQQQLRGQEIALVPQSVNYLDPLMRVGKQVRTSVKDADPIKAQREVFARYHLKPEVENLFPFQLSGGMARRVLVSTAVVSGAELIIADEPTPGMDTASVQEAIKCFRKLADDGAAVMLITHDIETALKIADRIAVFYAGTTVEVAPVKDFKGKGEELRHPYSKALWRALPQNDFIPIKGFQPLPSALPSGCLFEPRCNLATSHCSKVQPQARIIRNGMVRCIHAT; translated from the coding sequence TTGTCTGTAGCATCATCACTTAAAAAGGAAGAAGAAAAATTAGTTGGGCCAAAACAGGTAGAAATTCAAAAAATCATGAAGTCGATTAAGTTATCGAAAAAAACAGAAGCGGTCCTTCAGGTAGAAGAGCTGTCTGTATCTTTTGTTCAATATACAAAAGGATTACAACAAAAAAACCTGAGGGTGATCAGCAGTCTTAATATAGATATCCATCCAGGAGAGGTATTAGCGGTGGTGGGGTCCAGTGGTTCCGGGAAAAGCCTGCTAGCCCATGCAATTCTTGGCATTCTACCTAGCAATGCAACGGTAGAAGGAAAGATTTCCTACAAGGGGGAGACATTAACACCCAAGAAACAGCAACAGTTAAGGGGGCAGGAAATAGCTTTGGTGCCTCAATCAGTAAATTATTTAGATCCCCTAATGCGGGTAGGAAAGCAGGTTAGAACTTCAGTAAAGGATGCAGATCCTATTAAAGCTCAAAGGGAAGTTTTTGCTAGATATCATTTAAAGCCAGAGGTTGAGAATCTATTTCCATTCCAATTGTCAGGTGGAATGGCACGAAGAGTATTGGTCTCCACTGCTGTGGTAAGTGGAGCAGAGTTAATCATTGCTGATGAGCCGACACCAGGAATGGATACTGCATCTGTTCAGGAAGCTATTAAATGCTTTAGAAAGCTGGCGGATGATGGGGCTGCAGTCATGTTAATTACCCATGATATAGAAACGGCCTTAAAAATTGCAGATCGTATTGCTGTATTCTATGCCGGCACTACTGTTGAAGTGGCACCAGTAAAAGACTTTAAAGGTAAAGGTGAAGAACTAAGACATCCCTATAGCAAGGCGCTGTGGAGGGCATTACCCCAAAACGATTTTATACCCATTAAGGGATTTCAACCATTACCTAGTGCTTTACCATCTGGCTGCTTATTTGAACCCCGATGTAACTTAGCTACATCCCATTGTAGTAAGGTACAGCCCCAGGCCCGTATAATACGTAATGGAATGGTGAGGTGTATTCATGCTACTTAA